From the genome of Dickeya aquatica, one region includes:
- the ispD gene encoding 2-C-methyl-D-erythritol 4-phosphate cytidylyltransferase, with translation MSIQHASLSDVVAILPAAGSGSRMQSDRPKQYLSIGNKTILEHTAAGLLRHPRIQRLVIAISADDPYFSTLPLANDPRIDVVTGGAQRADSVLAGLRHIKQESWVLVHDAARPCLHPDDLSRLLALTGESDVGGILATPVRDTMKRGREGRIDHTVEREALWHALTPQLFPLSLLRASLERALREGAIITDEASALEYAGYQPRLVPGRADNIKVTRPEDLALAEFYLTRLSEHSSTQE, from the coding sequence ATGTCTATCCAACACGCTTCTCTGAGTGATGTGGTCGCTATTTTGCCTGCCGCCGGTAGCGGCAGCCGCATGCAGAGCGACCGCCCTAAGCAGTATCTTTCCATTGGTAATAAAACCATTCTTGAACATACCGCTGCCGGGCTGCTGCGCCATCCGCGTATTCAGCGTCTGGTTATCGCCATCAGCGCGGATGACCCTTACTTTTCAACGCTGCCTTTGGCAAATGATCCGCGCATTGACGTGGTGACTGGCGGCGCACAACGTGCCGATTCTGTGCTGGCCGGGTTGCGCCATATCAAACAGGAGAGCTGGGTGCTGGTGCATGACGCCGCTCGCCCTTGTCTGCACCCGGATGATTTGTCTCGTTTACTGGCGCTGACCGGTGAGAGTGACGTAGGGGGCATTCTGGCGACCCCGGTGCGTGACACCATGAAGCGCGGGCGTGAAGGGCGGATTGACCACACGGTAGAGCGCGAGGCGCTATGGCATGCCTTAACACCGCAACTGTTTCCGCTATCACTGTTACGTGCGAGTCTGGAACGCGCGCTGAGAGAGGGTGCCATCATCACCGATGAAGCCTCGGCGCTGGAATATGCGGGCTATCAGCCGCGGCTTGTGCCGGGCCGGGCAGATAACATCAAAGTGACCCGCCCTGAAGATTTGGCTTTGGCCGAATTTTACCTGACGCGACTGTCTGAACATTCATCAACACAAGAATAA
- the ftsB gene encoding cell division protein FtsB, translated as MGKLSLLLLILLGWLQYSLWLGKNGIHDYVRVKDDVAVQQANNVKLKSRNEQLFAEIDDLNGGQEAIEERARNELGMTKPGESFYRLVVDQSQNRSGGPSSAKSGSSALSSTSSMSR; from the coding sequence ATGGGAAAACTTTCGCTGTTATTGTTGATTCTGCTCGGTTGGCTGCAATATTCGCTCTGGCTGGGTAAAAACGGTATTCATGATTATGTGCGGGTGAAGGATGACGTAGCGGTGCAACAGGCCAATAACGTCAAGCTGAAATCCCGTAACGAACAGCTGTTCGCTGAAATTGACGATCTTAATGGTGGTCAGGAAGCCATTGAAGAGCGGGCGCGTAACGAACTCGGCATGACCAAACCCGGTGAGAGTTTTTATCGTCTGGTGGTGGATCAGTCACAGAACCGCAGTGGCGGGCCGTCATCGGCCAAATCCGGGTCTTCCGCTTTATCATCAACCTCATCCATGTCTCGCTAG
- a CDS encoding DUF3561 family protein, with translation MMQRATSLPDSESSCSDDEEPASSSSGALSGALVGFCCYWLAFSLPFTFFGFNSTLLLMLYTWPFFLALMPLSVLIGMLFRVFCQHNIALMMLCCAITIPGVFWLVFLLIRGW, from the coding sequence ATGATGCAACGTGCGACGTCCTTGCCTGACAGTGAATCATCATGTTCTGATGACGAGGAACCTGCCTCCTCGTCATCAGGGGCACTGAGTGGGGCGCTGGTTGGTTTTTGCTGTTACTGGCTGGCTTTTTCCCTGCCATTCACCTTTTTTGGCTTCAATTCCACGCTGTTGCTGATGTTATACACCTGGCCCTTCTTTTTAGCGCTGATGCCGCTATCGGTGTTAATCGGCATGCTATTTCGCGTTTTCTGCCAGCACAACATCGCCTTGATGATGCTGTGTTGCGCTATCACTATCCCCGGCGTGTTCTGGCTGGTGTTCTTGCTGATTCGTGGTTGGTAA
- the cysC gene encoding adenylyl-sulfate kinase, giving the protein MTVHQAHVTAPADENVVWHDHAITRDDRERQHGHRGAVIWFTGLSGSGKSTLAGALEQALAARGISTYLLDGDNVRHGLCRDLGFSDDDRRENIRRVGEVARLMVDAGLVVLTAFISPHRAERQMVRERLDNGQFIEVFVDTPLATCEARDPKGLYKKARAGQLPNFTGIDAVYEVPEQPELHLDGQQLVTNLVTELLDMLHGRAII; this is encoded by the coding sequence GTGACAGTGCATCAGGCTCACGTAACCGCGCCTGCGGATGAGAATGTGGTATGGCACGACCACGCCATCACGCGTGACGATCGCGAGCGCCAGCATGGGCATCGCGGCGCAGTTATCTGGTTTACCGGTCTGTCCGGCTCCGGCAAGTCAACGCTTGCTGGCGCGCTGGAGCAGGCCCTGGCTGCGCGTGGTATCAGTACCTACCTGCTCGATGGGGATAACGTCCGTCACGGCCTGTGCCGTGACCTTGGGTTTAGCGATGACGACCGGCGTGAGAACATTCGGCGGGTAGGTGAAGTGGCCCGTCTGATGGTAGATGCCGGGCTGGTGGTATTAACGGCTTTTATTTCTCCTCACCGGGCCGAGCGTCAAATGGTGCGCGAGCGTCTTGATAATGGGCAATTTATCGAGGTGTTTGTCGATACGCCTCTGGCGACGTGTGAAGCGCGCGACCCGAAAGGGCTGTATAAAAAAGCGCGTGCAGGACAACTGCCGAACTTCACCGGTATTGATGCGGTTTATGAGGTGCCGGAACAGCCGGAACTGCACCTTGATGGCCAACAATTGGTAACAAATTTAGTCACTGAATTATTAGATATGCTGCATGGTCGCGCTATCATCTAA